In Truepera sp., the sequence GCATCGAGGGGTTGGAGTTGGCCGCCCACGCCGTAAGGGATGGCGCCCATGGCCGGCAGTGCCAACCACGACAGCAGCACGGCCGTCAGGGCCTCGCGCCTGCTCGGGTCCGCCTCGGCGCTGCCCAGGCGCCGCAAGAGTAGGCCCACCGGGAGGGCCAGCAGGGCGGTGACGATGAAGCCGGACCGCGGCTCTCCGGCCAGGACGGCGTAGATGGTAAAGGCAACGGCCGCGCCCCCAAGCGCCATGAAACCCGTGCCCAGAACGTATGGAACGAAACGGCCGCGCCGGTTGCCGACACCGACGGCCGGGTACGGCTGCGCGGCTGCGCTCACCCGGGTTGGCTCCGTGCCCTGCGCTCCTCGAGCCAGGCCTCTACCGCGTCCACCTCGTCGGGCGTGGTCACCACGTAGAGGTGGTCACCGGGCTCGATGATGGTCTCCCCGTGAGGCACGATGATGCGCTCGTTGCGTCGCACCGCGCCGATCAGCATGGAGGCCGGCGTTCCCAGGTCCATCACGCGGCCACCCACGCAACCGAGGGGGAAGGTAGCCTCCATCACCTCGGCGCGGTCCTCGATGGTGGCCAAGTGCTCCACCTCGTCGACCTCGAGCCAGTTGAGGACCTCCTGCACGGCGGCGGCGCGCGGCGTGAGCGGGGCGTCGATGCCCACGCGCGTGAACAGCCGCCGGTTGCGCGCGCGCCCGACGCGCGTGATGACCTTCGGGATGCCCAGCTGCTTACTCAGGAGGGATACGAGGAGGTTCTTGGCGTCGTCGTCCGTGACGGCCACCACCACGTCGGCGTCCTCGGCCCGCTCCTGCTCGAGAAGTTCGAGGTCGGTGCCGTCGCCCTTGAGTACGAGGGCGTGCGGCAGCCATTGCGCCAGCTTCTCGCAGCGCTCCGGGTCCTCTTCGATGATGGTCAGGTCGGAGCGCCCATGCGCCAACTGTTGCGCCACCATGAAGCCCACGTTCCCACCACCGACGATGAAGACCCTGGGGGAGCGAACGTGGGGCGCGAAGCGCCGGTGCAGCTCCCGCATGCGCTCGGTGATGCCCATGAACACCACGCGGTCTCCGGGCTCGAACGTCGTGGCGCCCGTGGGGATCACGAACGAGTCGCCCTTGATGGCCCCCACGGCGAGGACCCCCGGAGGCAGCGAGATCTGCCCGAGGCTCTCGTGGAGGAAGGGATCGAAGGGTGCCATCAGGAACTCGAGCAAGGTGATGCGGCCGCCCGCGAACCGTGCGCTGTCGACGGCCCGCGGGGCCCTCACGATGTCGGCTATCTGGTGGGCGAGGATCCGCTGAGGCCACAGCACGCGGTCGATGAGCAGGCCGACGGACTCGAAGGCGCCGTCACGCTTGAAGGCGTCCACGTAGCGTTGCCGCGTGACGAACGCGAGCGTCCGCTTGGCGCCCAAGCCCTTCGCCGCCAGGCAGGAGAGGACGTTGACGTCGTCGTTGGACGTGCACGCTATGAACGCCGCGGCGCGCTCCACCTGGGCCGCGCGCAGATCGTCGGGGTCGGTACCGTTACCGCGCAGGAACTGGACGTCCATGGCCGCGAAGGCGGCCTCGCGTTCCGGAACCTGATCGACGATGACGACGCTGTGCGTACGGTGCAGGGCCCCGGCGATCAACGCGCCGATCTCGCCTCCGCCAACGATGACGATCTGCATCAGGCGCCCATCCTACCGGGTGCGGTGGCTAGCGCCTCCGCCGGCCCAAGCCGTCTGCCGCCGCGCTCGCCGCCAACGCCATGAGCAACGAGGCAACCAACAGCCAGGGCAGCAGGCTGCCGTAGCGGACCCAGAAGGTGAGGTCGCTTAGGGTCTCGAACGAGCCTGCCAGCGTGGTCGGCACCCCGCGCGGAACTTCCGACACCACGCGGCCCCACGGGTCAATGAACGCGGTGATGCCGTCGTTCCCCGCGCGTAAGAGCCAGCGACGCGTCTCCACGGCGCGCAGCCGGCCCATGTCGAAGTGTTGCGTGGCGCCCGCGCCGAGCCCGAACCAAGCATCGTTGGTGCCCAGGACGAGGACCTCGGCCCCGCGCGCCACCAACTGCCTTGCCACTTGAGGGAAGACCGACTCGTAACAGATGAACGCCCCGGCCGGTCCCACCCCGGTCGTGATGGGCAACACGCGTTCGCCCGCCGTAGTGCTCGCGAGCAACGGTAGGCCGAAGGAACGGAACACCGCCGCGTACACGCCGTTGAGCGTCTCGTAAAGGGGCCAGCGTTCGCCGAACGGCACCAGGTAGTGCTTGTCGTAGCGCCCCACGACGGCACCGCGCCTGAGGGCGAGAAGAGAGTTGAAGCTCTTGACGCCGTCGTACACGCGACCGCCGATGACGAAGGTCGCGCCGGGAGCGGCGGCCGTGATGGCCTCGCGAAGCGGCGCCGCGTCGGCCTTGGTGAGGTCGATGCCGAGGACGGCGCCCTCGGGCCAGATCACCAGGTCGAAGGGCCGCCGGCCGGCCTCGGCCGCGGCGGCCACGCCGTCCTCCGTGAGCAGCAGGTGGACGCCCAAGTCGTGTGACGCGCTCGAAGTGCGCGCGAACGGGTCCACGTCGCCCTGCACGAGCAGTGCCCTGAGGGCCCCGGGCGGGTCCACCTCGCCGATCAGCGCCGGGGCGCCTCGCGAGGCGCCCGACCCTAGCCAGAACGCCGCCCCCACGAGCGCCGAGGCGACGACCAGGGAAGCGACCACCGTCCCCGCGCGCGGGCTATCGACCCGCGCCCATGGCCAGGCGAGGACAGCGGCCGGGACGACGACCAGGAGGCTCAGCCCGTAAACGCCGCCGAACGCGGCGAGCTGCGCGACGGGCGTATCCAGCCAGGTGTAACCGAGAGTGCCCCAGGGGAACGCGAAGTAGCCTTGCGTGCGCGCCCACTCTACGAGCACCCAGAGGACGGGAAGGTAGACGAGCGTCCACTTGGCCGTGGCCCGCCGCGCTGCGCCGCGCCCTAGGGCAGCCAGGCGCCACGCAGCCCAGGTCGTCAGGCCCCAGAAGAGCGCAAGGGCGGCCAGCAGGAACGGGTAGACGACCCAGAAGCCCGCGCCGAACAGCTCGGCGAACGACCTTGGCAGCCACAGGATGTAGAGGGCGAAGAACGGCGCGGCGAAGGCGGCGCCGAGCCAGAACGCGCGGCGCGACGTCTGGGCCCGCGCGATGAGCGCGAAGACCGGCGCCAGCGTGAACGCGAACGGCCACCAGCCGAGCGGCGGCAGGGCGAGCGAGAGGAGGAGCCCGCAGGCGGCAGCCAGCAGCACGGGCATGCGCTTCAGAGCTCTGCCAGCAGCCCTGTCAGCAACGCCAGGCGCTCGAGCGATTCCTTGAGGCGGATGTGCTCGTGCCGCGCGTGTGGGCCGCCGCCCACCGAACCGAGGCCGTCCAAGGTGGCGACGCCGAGTGCCGAGGTGAAGTTGCCGTCGGAACCGCCGCCGACGACGCCGGCGTCGAGCCGCAGGCCGAGACCGTCGAGGACGTCCAGGGCGGCGGAGTAAAGCGCCTCGTTGGCCCGCGTGAGCTCGAGTGGCGGCCGGTTCATTCCGCCGCTCACGGTGAGGCTGACGCGCGAGTCTCGGGGCGTGTAGCCGTTGATGGCGTTGGTGACGCGATCCGCCTCGCTCATCTTGAGGACCCGCACGTCCACGAACGCCTCCGCTTCTTCGGCTATCACGTTGGTGGCGAAGCCCGCCTTGGCCACCGTGACGTTCACGGTGGTGCCCGCTACCTCATCGCCCAGGTCCTCGACGAACAGGAGCATGTGCGCCAGCTCGCGCAGGGCGCTGGCGCCGTCGGACGGGTTGTTGCCGGCGTGAGCTGAGCGGCCCCGGAGCCGCAGCTCGAAGGTGCCGACGCCCTTGCGGCCGATCTTGAGCGCGCCGTCGTCGCGCCCGGGCTCCAGCACCAGCACCCGGTCGTGCCGGCCCGCTAACTCCTCGATGAGGGCGCGTGACGCATGCGAGCCGGTCTCCTCGTCACTGGTGACGAGCAGCGTGACGTCGCCTGCGAGCCGTAGGTCCAGTTCGTCGAGGAGCCCGAACGCCGTGAGGGCGGCCGTGATCCCCGCCTTCATGTCCACCGCTCCGGGTCCGAAGACCTTGTCGCCGT encodes:
- the lnt gene encoding apolipoprotein N-acyltransferase, with translation MPVLLAAACGLLLSLALPPLGWWPFAFTLAPVFALIARAQTSRRAFWLGAAFAAPFFALYILWLPRSFAELFGAGFWVVYPFLLAALALFWGLTTWAAWRLAALGRGAARRATAKWTLVYLPVLWVLVEWARTQGYFAFPWGTLGYTWLDTPVAQLAAFGGVYGLSLLVVVPAAVLAWPWARVDSPRAGTVVASLVVASALVGAAFWLGSGASRGAPALIGEVDPPGALRALLVQGDVDPFARTSSASHDLGVHLLLTEDGVAAAAEAGRRPFDLVIWPEGAVLGIDLTKADAAPLREAITAAAPGATFVIGGRVYDGVKSFNSLLALRRGAVVGRYDKHYLVPFGERWPLYETLNGVYAAVFRSFGLPLLASTTAGERVLPITTGVGPAGAFICYESVFPQVARQLVARGAEVLVLGTNDAWFGLGAGATQHFDMGRLRAVETRRWLLRAGNDGITAFIDPWGRVVSEVPRGVPTTLAGSFETLSDLTFWVRYGSLLPWLLVASLLMALAASAAADGLGRRRR
- a CDS encoding M20 family metallopeptidase, with the translated sequence MSLKAILEAAYAAEAPYLSLLQDLVERETPSHDKAACDAFAAHLSARMAERGLSVTRHARDEAGDILEARREGNGGDRTLILCHYDTVWPFGTLAFMPFHRDGDKVFGPGAVDMKAGITAALTAFGLLDELDLRLAGDVTLLVTSDEETGSHASRALIEELAGRHDRVLVLEPGRDDGALKIGRKGVGTFELRLRGRSAHAGNNPSDGASALRELAHMLLFVEDLGDEVAGTTVNVTVAKAGFATNVIAEEAEAFVDVRVLKMSEADRVTNAINGYTPRDSRVSLTVSGGMNRPPLELTRANEALYSAALDVLDGLGLRLDAGVVGGGSDGNFTSALGVATLDGLGSVGGGPHARHEHIRLKESLERLALLTGLLAEL
- the trkA gene encoding Trk system potassium transporter TrkA; the protein is MQIVIVGGGEIGALIAGALHRTHSVVIVDQVPEREAAFAAMDVQFLRGNGTDPDDLRAAQVERAAAFIACTSNDDVNVLSCLAAKGLGAKRTLAFVTRQRYVDAFKRDGAFESVGLLIDRVLWPQRILAHQIADIVRAPRAVDSARFAGGRITLLEFLMAPFDPFLHESLGQISLPPGVLAVGAIKGDSFVIPTGATTFEPGDRVVFMGITERMRELHRRFAPHVRSPRVFIVGGGNVGFMVAQQLAHGRSDLTIIEEDPERCEKLAQWLPHALVLKGDGTDLELLEQERAEDADVVVAVTDDDAKNLLVSLLSKQLGIPKVITRVGRARNRRLFTRVGIDAPLTPRAAAVQEVLNWLEVDEVEHLATIEDRAEVMEATFPLGCVGGRVMDLGTPASMLIGAVRRNERIIVPHGETIIEPGDHLYVVTTPDEVDAVEAWLEERRARSQPG